Proteins encoded within one genomic window of Lepidochelys kempii isolate rLepKem1 chromosome 11, rLepKem1.hap2, whole genome shotgun sequence:
- the SPATC1L gene encoding speriolin-like protein, whose amino-acid sequence MHRKKRVWFSETPGGDEPRKPHTYYLNELELNSKKNGRIVGEIAFQLDRRILAYVFPGVTRLYGYTVSNIPEKIKQASMKCLDGSVDEKKHRAMMQRYLSLAARLEKMGYSRDVHPVFSEFLINTYGILKQRPDLHSSPLHSSPADLRKIVIDIVPSKFLGDTLLLLNCLCELSKEDSKPLFAW is encoded by the exons ATGCACAGGAAAAAGAGAGTCTGGTTCTCAGAGACCCCAGGAGGAGATGAGCCGCGGAAGCCCCATACCTATTATTTAAACG AGTTGGAGCTGAACAGCAAGAAAAATGGCCGCATAGTGGGTGAGATTGCCTTCCAGCTAGACAGGCGCATCCTTGCTTATGTGTTTCCTGGAGTAACAAGACTTTATGGCTACACAGTGTCCAACATTCCTGAGAAAATCAAACAG GCCTCCATGAAGTGCCTggatggctctgtggatgagaaaAAGCACCGAGCCATGATGCAGCGCTACCTGTCCCTCGCTGCACGCCTCGAGAAGATGGGCTACAGCCGGGATGTGCACCCGGTGTTCAGCGAGTTCCTGATCAACACCTACGGCATCCTGAAACAGCGGCCAGACCTGCACTCCAGCCCActccacagcagcccagctgATCTGCGCAAGATCGTGATTGACATCGTCCCGTCCAAGTTTCTTGGCGATACTTTGCTGCTGCTGAACTGTTTGTGTGAACTCTCCAAGGAAGACAGTAAACCTCTCTTTGCTTGGTAG
- the LOC140895265 gene encoding interferon lambda-3-like, translated as MACKLLLVLTLWTMSTEAFPKGAQRKTCHLSKYKSLPPWELETFKNVKDRFEDIMLLSDRKCNTKIFHRNWKVKELSVHDRVILVETELHLVIDVLENFGDPSLSEQLVKPLEILRHIREDLKSCARHQPHGHQHSQMLISWLLKFHAAKKMETPGCLEASVIFNLFRLLNEDLKCAAYMEFCT; from the exons ATGGCTTGCAAATTGCTCCTTGTCCTGACCCTATGGACAATGTCTACGGAGGCCTTTCCCAAAGGGGCTCAGAGGAAGACGTGCCACCTCTCAAAATACAAGTCCCTGCCACCCTGGGAACTGGAGACCTTCAAGAATGTCAAGGACAGATTT GAGGACATCATGCTGTTGTCAGACCGAAAATGCAACACCAAGATTTTCCACCGGAACTGGAAAGTCAAAGAGCTGTCG GTGCACGACAGAGTGATCCTGGTAGAGACGGAGCTGCACCTCGTTATTGACGTGCTGGAGAACTTTGGGGATCCCAGTCTGTCTGAGCAGCTTGTGAAGCCATTAGAAATCCTGAGGCACATCAGAGAGGACTTGAAGAGCTGT GCCAGACATCAGCCTCACGGCCATCAACACTCCCAGATGCTGATTAGCTGGCTCCTAAAATTCCATGCCGCCAAGAAAATG GAAACTCCGGGGTGCCTGGAAGCATCTGTGATCTTCAATCTCTTCCGACTTCTGAACGAAGACTTGAAGTGCGCAGCCTACATGGAGTTCTGCACCTAA